From the genome of Verrucomicrobiota bacterium:
AACGGCTCGAAGATGCGGTTGATTTGCTCCTGCGGGATGCCGCCGCCGCAGTCGCCGATGCTCACGAAGACGCCGTCGCTCGCCTCGCCCGTTTGCAACGTGAGTGTGCCGCCCTTGGTCATGGCTTGCGCGGCGTTCTTGATGAGGTTCACGAGCACTTGCTTCATCTGCGCGGCGTCGATCGGCGACGGGGGCAGCGATGGCGCCAATCGTTCCTTGATGATGAGCCCGCGGTTTTCGAGCTCGGGACGGAGCAAGTTCAGCGTGTCCGTCACCACGTCGTTCATCGAGCCGTGCTTCAACTGCGGCGGCGACCGCCGGATGGCCTGAAGAAACTGCGTGATGATGTAGTCAAGCCGCGTGATCTCGCCCTTGCAGACGTTCAGGTAGTTTTCGAGCTTGCGCACGCTGGCCGCGTTGTCGTGCCGCAACGCGCGCGCGGGCGCGGCTTGTGCCTTGCCGCGCGCGGGCTTGAACCGGGCCGCGTCCGCCGCGGGCGACTGGAGTCTCTTCAACTCGCGCTCCATGAGCTGGAGATGGATGTGCAGCGCGTTGAGCGGGTTGCCCAGCTCGTGTGCGACGCTCGCCGCGAGCAACGTGAGCGCCGTGATGCGCTCGCTCTCGATCGCCTCGAAGGTCTTCTGCCGCGCCTCGGTTGCATCGTGCAGGATGAGTGCGACGCCCGTGCTGCCCGCGGCGTTGCCATCAAGTGGCGCCGCATACAGCCGGATGAATCGCTGCCTCGGATAGGCCACCTCGAACTCGTGCCGCACCACGCGCGCGCCGCCCGCGGTGTCGAACGCCGCAAGCTTGGGCCAGTCCAGCTCCGGCAGGAATCGCGTGACCGGCTGCCCCTCGGCCTTGCCCTTTTGCAGCCCCACGAGCGCGGAGACGGCCTCGTTGAAGTAGGTGATGCGCCCCTGCTCGTCCAGCACGAGCACGCCGTCCTCGATCGTGTCGAACACGGTCTCGAGGAACGCCCGTTCGCGCGCGAGACGCTCGACCACCGTCTGCACGCCGTGCGCGTCGAGCCGCGAGATGCGCCCGAGCACCTTGTCGAGGAAGTTGGATTTCTTGGGCGGCATGCTCGGCCCGGGCAAGTTTCGGTGACGACCAGATTCTTGCCCCAGAATATCCGCGGACGCCGTGAAGGCAATCGCATTGGCGCCGGGTGCGCCGGAGATTTGACTTCGCCGGGGCGAGCGGCGACTCTCGCCGCACCATGTCAAGCATCGGCAAACTCATGAAACAGGCTGCGCGTATGCAGCAGCAAGTGGAGCGAATCCAGGCGGACCTCGCCGCCCGCACCGTTGAGGCCACCAGCGGCGGCGGCGTGGTGAAGGCCATCGCCAAATGCGACGGCACGCTCGCCGCGATCAAGATCGACCCGCAGGCCGTGAACCCGGCCGACACGGAGTTGCTTCAGGACCTCGTCCTCTCCGCCGCGAACAACGCCCTCGCGCAGGCCAAGGAGATCTCCAACCAGGAAATGGGCAAGGCCACGCAAGGCTTCAGCCTGCCGGGGATGATGTAACGCGCGTCGGCCTCGTCCGCGCAGTGTCCGGATGGATTGAGGACGACGACGAGTGCAAACCATGGCGTCGCTTCCCGAACCCATCCGCTCGCTGATCGCGGCGCTCGCCAGGCTGCCTGGCATCGGTCCCCGCTCGGCCGAACGCATCGCGCTCCACGTCGTCCAGGCCGAAGCCGGTCTCTCGCGGCTACTCGCGGAGTCGTTGCTCGCCGCTCGCGAGCGCATCCAGCACTGCACGACCTGCGGCGCCTTGACCGAGCGCCAGCCGTGTGAACTCTGCGGCGACCACCGGCGCGACGCCGCGATCGTCTGCGTCGTCGAGCGGCCCACGGACATCCTCAGCATCGAGAAGTCCGGCACGTTTCACGGGCGGTTCCATGTGCTCGGCGGCCGAATCTCCCCGACAAACGGCATCGGTCCCGAAGACTTGCGCGTCGCCGACTTGGAGGCGCGGCTTGTGAGCGAGCCGATTCGCGAGGTCATTCTTGCGCTCGGCACCGATGTCGAGGGTGACGCGACCTCGCACTACCTCGCGCAGCGACTTTCCAAGCGCAGCGTGAAAGTGAGCCGCATCGCGCATGGGATCCCCGCGGGAACGGGGCTGGAGTTCGCCGATGAACTCACGCTCAGCCGCGCGATCGAAGGCCGGCGCGCGATGTAGCCGGCGCCGAGGAAGCGGATTCACACCGGGCCACGCGTGCATTAGCCTGCGGCGAACATCGCTGCACCGAATGGACCACATCATCGTCATCTACGACACGAGTTTCCTGCTGCGGGAGTCGGAACCGGTGCGTTTCGAGCGCGCGGGCCGGTCCGGCCGGCCCGGCGGCGGTCTGGCGATTCCGCCCGTCACGCACATCATTCCGCGCCAGGTGAAGGAGGAGATCCATGCGCGGCTGGATTCGCCCGAGCACGAGTCCGCCCAGCGCGCGCGGTCCTTGTGCTCGAAAATCATGGCGCTTCCCGCATGCGAGGAGGCCGATCTCGCGGGCGCCTCGATGCCGGCGATTCAGGAGAAGTTCCTCGGCCCGCAGTCCGAACGCGACCAGCGGCTTGTGGGGCTCGCGCTCGATTGTATTGCGGAATTCCCGTCGGCGGCGGTTTACGTCGCGACCCACGACGGCGGCATTCTCGCCGAACTCTCGCACCATCGCTCGAAGGCCGGCGCGAGTGTTTTCACAGCTTCGACCCGGCCGCAGTTGGATGAACTCCTCTCGGCGCATGAGGCGGAGGAACGCGCCCGATCCGAACGCGAGCGCGAGTCGAGGAGCGCCGCGGCGAAACGCGCCACGATGAAGTCCGTGGTGTTTCGCGCGGCCATCGGCGCGTTGATTGGCGCGGGGCTCGGCTACTACTTCCTCCAGCAGCGGCGGGGCGATACGCTGTTCACGCTTCTGGCGGGCGGCCTCGGAGGCGCGGTGGTCGGCGGCTGGCTCGCGGCGCAACTCGGGCGCGACTGACTTACTGGGTCTTCTTCTTGCGCGGGCCGCCGTTCGCCTTGTCCCACTTCTCGAATTGCTCGGCGTTGAGCGTGTCCTTCAGCTTGGCACGGACGGCTTCCATGGTTTCCTTGAGTTTCCCCTTGCGGTCGCCCTTGTCGCCGTTGCGCAGGGTCTGGATTTTCTCGGCCTGCTCCTTGAGGAACGGGTTCAGTTTCTCGCGTTGTTCCGCTGTCAGGCCGGCGTCGGCGAGGCCGAACCGTTTCTCGATCGCGGCGTCCTTCACGGGTTTTGTGCGCGTCTTCTTCACCGTGGATTCGGGCTTCTTCTCGGGCTCGGCCTCGGGCTTCTTGGCAGGATCCTCTTTCTTGGGGTCAGCAGGTTTCTTGTCGCCCGGCTTGTCCTGGACAGGGGCGGCTGAGGCGAATGCGAGCGCGGCGGCGAGCGACACGAGTGTGAAGATTCGTCGAGTTTTCATGGGCGTTTCGGTTGGAGGTTGTTCGGTTTCGAAGAGTGCAGGCAAACGAGCCTGCCGCTGTGTTCAAACGGCAAGACGATCCAGCCGCGGATGGGTTACGCGCCGCCGGCGTGGGCAGTTGCGCGCGGGCTAAACGGCGACCACCGGGTTCTCCAATGTGCCGATGCCTGAGATGACGATGCGCACGAGGTCACCGACGGCGAGCGTGAAGTCATCCGGCGGGACGATGCCCGTGCCCGTGAGCAAGACTGCGCCGTGATTGAAGACCTGGCTGCGGCAGAGAAACTCCGCGAGTTCCGCGAACGAACGCTTGAGCTGCCCGACTGAAGTCTCACCCTTGAAGACCGGCGCGCCACCGCGCAGGATTTCCATCGTGATCGTCCACTGCCGCGCGGCCTCCTCCTGCGGCGCGACGACGACCCACGGGCCGAGTGCGCACGAGCGGTGGTAGACCTTCGCCTGCGGGAGATAGAGGAGGTTCTCGCCCTCGATGTCGCGCGCGCTGACGTCGTTGCCGATGGTGCAACCGACGACCTTGCCGTGTGAATTGATGACCAGTGCCAGTTCCGGCTCGGGCACGCTCCACTTCGAGTCGCCACGAATCCCGATCGCCTGCCTGTGCGG
Proteins encoded in this window:
- a CDS encoding YbaB/EbfC family nucleoid-associated protein is translated as MSSIGKLMKQAARMQQQVERIQADLAARTVEATSGGGVVKAIAKCDGTLAAIKIDPQAVNPADTELLQDLVLSAANNALAQAKEISNQEMGKATQGFSLPGMM
- a CDS encoding PAS domain S-box protein — translated: MPPKKSNFLDKVLGRISRLDAHGVQTVVERLARERAFLETVFDTIEDGVLVLDEQGRITYFNEAVSALVGLQKGKAEGQPVTRFLPELDWPKLAAFDTAGGARVVRHEFEVAYPRQRFIRLYAAPLDGNAAGSTGVALILHDATEARQKTFEAIESERITALTLLAASVAHELGNPLNALHIHLQLMERELKRLQSPAADAARFKPARGKAQAAPARALRHDNAASVRKLENYLNVCKGEITRLDYIITQFLQAIRRSPPQLKHGSMNDVVTDTLNLLRPELENRGLIIKERLAPSLPPSPIDAAQMKQVLVNLIKNAAQAMTKGGTLTLQTGEASDGVFVSIGDCGGGIPQEQINRIFEPFYTTKSKGSGLGLMIVQRIVREHHGRIELESHVGEGTTFRVWLPLHEKKVKLLAPHTRD
- a CDS encoding fumarylacetoacetate hydrolase; its protein translation is MKLCRFQLDDGRSRVGLTLDDVSVVDFSLAGVERLETLLESEDPLRLVEKLAATTTRAHRIANVKFLPPLEQHEVWAAGVTYLRSKKARMDESRFSASAYDKVYDAERPELFFKSLAGKVVPHRQAIGIRGDSKWSVPEPELALVINSHGKVVGCTIGNDVSARDIEGENLLYLPQAKVYHRSCALGPWVVVAPQEEAARQWTITMEILRGGAPVFKGETSVGQLKRSFAELAEFLCRSQVFNHGAVLLTGTGIVPPDDFTLAVGDLVRIVISGIGTLENPVVAV
- the recR gene encoding recombination protein RecR is translated as MQTMASLPEPIRSLIAALARLPGIGPRSAERIALHVVQAEAGLSRLLAESLLAARERIQHCTTCGALTERQPCELCGDHRRDAAIVCVVERPTDILSIEKSGTFHGRFHVLGGRISPTNGIGPEDLRVADLEARLVSEPIREVILALGTDVEGDATSHYLAQRLSKRSVKVSRIAHGIPAGTGLEFADELTLSRAIEGRRAM